The Chitinibacter bivalviorum genomic interval TTCTTTAAGCTCAATGACCTTTGCGGGTGCGCACCCGTATGATGTCGCACAATTTCTAGACAATAAGGGTATTGCCGTGCGAGTAGGTCACCACTGCGCACAGCCACTCATACTTACCATGGGTATACAGGGCACATTACGCGCGTCTTTGGCAATCTATAACACCCAACATGATGTGGCGTTATTATTATCAACCCTAGCAGAAACGCTGGATCTATTATGATGAACAACACTTTGCCTATCGATCAACGCTTTGAACACCCGTTTGGCACCCGCTATGACTCAAACGAAATAGCCAAACTACTCGATCAAGCATACGGTTGGGAAGCCAAAAATCGGCTCTTGGTGCAACTCGCCAAACAATTACCTGAGTGGCCAGACAGCGACAAAACCCCAAAGCATAAAGTCAGCGGCTGCGAGAGCCAGGTCTGGCTAGCCCTTGAGCCCATAGGCGCACATTGGCAAATCGCCGCAGACAGCGATTCACGCATCGTCAAAGGATTATTAGCCTTGGTTTTGAGTGCCTTTAACCAAAAATCGAGCACCGAAATTGCAGCATTTGATTTTGAAAACTGGCTCACTGAGCGAGGCATGCAAAGGTTCTTGAGTGCCAGCAGGGGAAACGGGCTTAAAGCCATTGTCAACACGATACGAAATCAAACTTAAATCCAAAAACGCTCCCCCCGATTGAAAGCAATTTCACAGGCAAGTGCTAAAGTATAACTATCCACCCAAGATAATCAGTCCAACATGATGCTACGTAATATTCCCGCCACCGAGTCAGAGCGACTGATTAAAAATCTGATTATTCCGCCACGCCCAGTCATTTTAGAGGCCATCAAGCGCGCACAAGCCGCCGATGATCCCAATTTTGAAGAAATTGCCGAACTCATCAATAGTGACTTAACGCTATCACTGGCCATGCTTAAAACAGTGAACTCGCCCTACTACCAGCTCAGCCAGAAAATTAGCTCGGTCGATCAAGCCTTGCAGCTACTTGGCCTGCGCAATACCTGTAATTTGGTTGAAGGCATTGTACTCAGACAAACCCTGTGTATTGAACACAACGATAGGATGGAGTTATTTTGGGAAATGGCGACCCGCATCGCGATGATTGCCGGGCGTCTAGCAGAACACGTACACGGCATTACACCCGAAGAAGCATATACCTTTGGCCTATTTCGCAGCAGCGGTAAAGCGGTGATGGCGGCTCGCTTCCCTGATTACATCGACACATTGGAAAAAGGTGATCGATTTAGCCGGGCCGAATTCATCGAATACGAAAATCATCGCTACCAAACCAATCATAATGTTGTCGGTTATCTACTGAGCCGTGCTTGGTACTTACCGGAAGATATGCAGCTTGCAACACTCAACCATCATGATTTTGCTGTCTTTGATTTGCACATGGATAGTGAATGGCATCATGTGTGCACATTGATTGCCCTTACTGGATTAGCCGAACATATTCTCAAAATGAATATCCAACAATATGAACATCCAGAATGGCGTGCGATTGAACCGCTCTTACTCAATCATCTGGCCCTCAAGCTAGAAGAGTATGAAGACATCGTCGATGAAGTTTCGACTCTTTTGTAGCTTAGTTAAATTACCCAAGTTAGTGCTAGCACTAGAAAATAGAACTTTACCGACGCAGTTTTAGTTAAAATAGCGGGATGACCGCACCTACTCCCTGTTTCCATTGCGCTAGCGACTGTCCAGACCCCATCGAATTCACGATACGCTATCGTGAGCATGATCAACCTGCGTGCTGCGCAGGATGCAAGGCAGTGGCCGACACTATTTTGGCCAGCGGCCTCGCCAGTTATTACGACCAAAGAACAGAAAGCGCTAGCCGCACCGAACCGCTACCTGCTGAAATTCGTGAGCAATTGCAGCTTTATGACGATTTTCAATTGCAATCTAGCTTCGTGCAGCAAGTATCAGACAATATCCGAGAAGCAGCTCTCATCCTTGAAGGGATTAGCTGCGCAGCGTGTATTTGGCTGAATGAACAACACCTTAGCAAATTACCCGGCGTTCTATCCGTCTCCATCAATTACAGCACGCACCGCGCTAGAGTTCGGTGGGACGATCAGCAAGTAAAACTATCGAGCATTTTGCAGCACATTGCCGCGATCGGTTATCGCGCACACCCATATGATCATGAGCGCAATGAAGCTCAATGGGAAAAACAGCGTAAATCGGCCTTGTTGCGCTTATGGGTTGCTGGATTATCCATGATGCAGGTGATGATGTTTGTCATCCCCATTTACATGGCGCCCACTGGTGAAATTGAAGATAACTGGCTCACCATGATGCACTGGGGTAGCGCCTTACTGACACTTCCAGTTGTGCTGTATTCATGCTGGCCGTTTTATGTGAATAGCTGGCGCGAGCTTCGGCATGGCCGAGCGGGCATGGATTTACCCGTGAGCATTGGGGTGGTTGCGGCTTTTATAGCCAGCCTATATTCATTGATTACCGCTCACGGAGAAATCTATTTCGATTCCGTATCCATGTTTGTGTTCTTGCTACTGGGCGGGCGATATTTAGAATTACAAGCACGCCGCCGCGCTGGCGCAGCGGCAGAAATGCTGGTCAAACTCGTACCTGCCTTTGCGCACAGGTTAAGTCACGACCATAGCCTGCATGAAACACCTGTTCATCGCTTAAAAGCGGGCGATCTCATTGTCAGTAAAGCGGGAGAAACAATCCCCGTTGATGGGGTCGTGCTCGATGGTCGCAGTGAAGTCAATGAGGCCATGTTAAGCGGAGAAAGCCGCCCAATCATCAAAGAATCCGGCTCAAGCGTAGTTGCAGGCAGTTTGAATCTGATCTCAGCTCTAACCATCGAAGTTAAATCGACGGGAAACAATACTCGCCTTGGCAGTATGGTGCGACTTCTCGATCAATCATTACAAGAAAAACCCTATCTTGCCCAATTAGCCGATCGCGTCGCTGGCTGGTTTATTTTTGCCTTACTACTAATTGCATCAGCGTGTTTTTTATACTGGTATCGACACGATCCAATTCATGCATTGCCACACACCGTCGCCGTGCTGGTCATCTCATGTCCATGTGCGCTTTCATTAGCAACCCCAGCGGCACTGACTGCAGCGACAGGGCATTTGGCACAAATTGGTCTTTTACTGACTCGCGGCAACAGCCTAGAAAACCTTGCGCGCGTCACAGATATTGTTTTTGACAAAACAGGTACCTTAACATTTGGCGAGCCGCGCTTAAGTCAAACCATAGCACTTGCAATGTTTGCCGATGAGGCCCTACCGATTGCAATCGCACTAGAAAACCGTTCCGAACATCCGATCGCGAAAGCCTTTCAAATGGACGGAAAAAGCAATGAGTTAATCGTTACGGACTTTTGCAATTACCCTGGCGGCGGTATCTACGGCAAAATTAATGGTGAAGATTACTGGCTGGGTTCAAGTAACTTCATAAGTAAGACACTAGGTCATCAAGAATTTGAACGAACAAAAGCGCACGAATCAGAAGGCACCATCATTTACTTGGCCGACAAAAATTCAATGCTCGCCGCATTTGTACTAGCAGATCAAATCCGGCCCGAAGCTAAAGCCGTCATAGACTACCTCAAGACTCAGCACTACCAATTGCACTTACTTTCTGGGGATCAACTCCCTATTGCCAATTTGGTTGGCGAGCAGCTTGGGATCCAGAACATTCGCGCAGCTGCCACTCCCGAAACCAAGGTCGCCTACATTAAAGCCCTGCAAGCCAAGGGACATCGCGTTTTGATGTTAGGTGACGGGGTAAACGATGCACCAGTGCTTGCGATGGCCAATGTATCGATCGCCATGGGTGAAGGTGTTGATATTGCCCAAGCCGCAGGCGATATGATTTTGCTGAATAGCCAACTTGAAACCTTACCCAAAGCACTATTACTTGCGAAAAAATGCCGCAAAATCATACGCCAAAACTTAATTTGGGCACTTGCATACAATTTAGCAGCGCTACCCATCGCGGTTGCAGGGCTTGTTACACCTTGGTTAGCAAGCCTTGGCATGGCGCTTAGTTCTTTGCTGGTTGTATTGAATGCACTCAGGCTGCTAGCTCCCGATCAATTGAAAAAAGCTAAATAATTCAATGGAAAGTCTTTATTTATTAATTCCATTATCGCTCTTAATTGCACTTGGAATTGGTTTGATATTTTGGTGGTTTATCCGCAGTGGGCAAACCGATGACCTAGAGGGACCCAGCTGGAGAATTCTTCAGGACGACGATACAACGATAGAATCAACCACGCCAGGACGCACACCACAGAAAAAAAACCCTGACTGACGCCACACAACAAGGTAAAATCGGGAAGATTGCCATTGGATTTGCTTGATGTTGATCAACATTGAGTGCAGCAAGTCTGCGTATAGTCCAGTAGGCACTTTTGTACCTGGATTGGGGATGCTCTCACCCTAATCCAATAACCGCAGATGAACTAAGCACTTAGTTTAAATGCGGCTATTTTTTTGTTTTTCAATCTTTATTTTAATTTTAATTCCAAGCAGTTGGAGATCAATCGGAGCGCTGTAATGGAAAACCAAGCCACATACAATTACAAAGTGGTGCGGCAATTTGCCATCATGACGGTCGTCTGGGGCATTGTCGGCATGCTGGTTGGCGTAATTTGCGCCGCCCAGATGTTCTGGCCAGAACTAAATATCGGGCCATACTTTCACTTTGGACGCCTTCGTCCATTGCACACTAATGCAGTTATTTTTGCTTTTGGTGGCTGTGGATTATTTGCGACCTCGTACTACGTCGTTCAACGTACCTGTAACGTACGCCTGTTCTGCGACAAATTAGCCGCTTTCACCTTCTGGGGTTGGCAGACAGTTATTTTGCTAGCTGCAATTACCTTGCCACTGGGGTATACCAGCGGCAAAGAATATGCAGAGTTGGAATGGCCAATTGATCTGCTGATCACCGTTGTATGGGTAGCGTACGCCGTTGTCTTCTTCGGTACCTTGGCAAAACGCAAAGTTAAGCACATCTATGTGGCCAACTGGTTCTACGGCGCCTTCATCCTTGCTGTTGCATTACTGCACTTGGTAAACAGTGCCGCCATGCCTGTTACAGCGATGAAATCGTACTCTGCCTATGCAGGTGCAGTAGATGCAATGGTTCAATGGTGGTACGGCCACAATGCGGTAGGTTTCTTCTTGACCGCAGGGTTCTTGGGCATGATGTACTACTTCGTTCCTAAGCAAGCAGGTCGCCCTGTGTATTCATACCGCCTGTCTGTGGTTCACTTCTGGGCATTGATTTTCACCTATATGTGGGCCGGCCCTCACCACTTGCACTACACAGCACTTCCCGATTGGACGCAATCTCTGGGCATGGTGTTCTCTTTGATTCTGCTAGCACCTAGCTGGGGCGGCATGATTAACGGCATTATGACCTTGTCTGGCGCATGGCATAAACTGCGCACAGATCCAATCTTGAAGTTCTTGGTTACCGCCCTCTCCTTCTACGGTATGTCTACGTTTGAAGGCCCAATGATGGCGATTAAATCTGTCAATGCACTGAGCCACTACACTGACTGGACTGTAGGTCACGTTCATTCTGGTGCTTTGGGTTGGGTTGCGATGATCACCATCGGTGCAATCTATTACCTCATCCCACGTCTGTTTGGTCGCGAACAAATGTGGTCGGTAAAATTGATCGAAGTGCACTTCTGGATTGCAACATTGGGGGTAGTACTTTACATCTCATCAATGTGGATTTCTGGTGTAACTCAAGGCCTGATGTGGCGCGCAATCAATACTGACGGCACATTAACTTACGCCTTCATTGATGCCGTTAAAGCGTCTTATCCGTACTACTTCATCCGCTTCTTGGGCGGCTTGATGTACCTACTTGGCATGTGCCTGATGCTTTACAACGTACTGCGTACTGTATTTGACGGCAAAGCCGTTGATGCAAAAATCCCAGCCGTTGCCGCACACGCCTGATTACGGAAGGACGAATAATAATGAATAAGATTCAAAAATTGATTGAGGAAAACGTAGTGGCCCTCATCATCCTCACGCTCCTGACAGTGAGCGTGGCGATGTTTGTCGAAATTTTGCCACTGATGTTTAGTAAATCCGTGACCCAACCCATCGCAGGCGTAAAGCCATACAGCGCACTGCGCTTGGAAGGTCGTGACATTTACATTCGTGAAGGCTGCTACAACTGTCACTCACAAATGATCCGTCCTTTCCGTTCAGAAACTGAACGCTATGGCCACTACTCAGTTGCGGGTGAATCAGTGTACGACCACCCATTCCAGTGGGGCTCAAAACGTACAGGCCCTGATCTGGCACGTGTTGGCGAGCGCTACTCTGACGAATGGCATCGCGCCCACCTGATGAATCCACGTGACGTGGTGCCAGAATCAAACATGCCTGCTTTTGCTTGGTTAGCCGTGAACAAAATTGATTCAACGGTTACACCGAAGAAAATGGAAGCACTGCGTAAACTGGGCGTTCCATACACGAACGAAGACATTGCCAACGCCAGCAAAGAAGTTGAAGGTAAAACCGAGATGGAAGCGGTTATTGCCTATCTTCAGGGCTTGGGTCTTGCATTGAAAAATAAAAGGTAAGCACGATGGATTTGCAGAACGACGTTCGTATCATAGTGACTGTATTGGGCTTTATTTTGTTTGTCGGCATTTGCTTTTGGGCCTACAGCAAATCAAGCAAGCAGCGCTTTGATGAAGCTGCGCAACAGCCGTTCCTCGACGACGACTTGCCGTCGTCGGGTAAGCAATCCTAATCGGCTAACGGAGAAAAGAGAATGACAGACTTTACGAGTGGTTTTTGGGGTCCGTTTATTGCCACAGTGGTAATTCTCGGCATTGTGTTTGTCTCTTATCTGCTTATCACGCAGATGAAAGTCAAACTCAAAAAAGGCGAGAAAGCTGAAGTTACTGGCCACAAATGGGATGGCGACTTGGAAGAGTATAACAATCCGCTACCAGGCTGGTGGGTTGGTATGTTTGTGCTGACCATTGTTTTTGCCATTGCTTACCTGTGGCTTTACCCTGGCTTGGTCGTTTTTGGTAATGCAAAAGGCTGGTCACAACAAGGTCAGCACCAAGAAGAAGTTGCAAAAGCCGATGCTAAATACCAAGCCCTGTACGACAAATATCTGGCCATGCCTATCCCTGCCGTAGCTCAAAACAAAGAAGCAAACGACATGGGTAAACGCCTGTTTCAGACTTATTGCGTTCAGTGTCACGGTGCGGATGCTCGCGGCGCGAAAGGTTTTCCAAACTTGACCGACAATGATTGGCTCTACGGTGGAAAACCTGAAAAAATCGAAGAAACAATTACTAAAGGGCGTCACGGTCAGATGCCTGCATTTGGTGCTGTTTTCGGCGAAGAAAAAGTTCGCGACGTAGCAAACTATGTGCTGAAAATTTCTGGCAACCCAGCATTTAACGATGTTCGTGCTGAACGTGGCGCTGAAACATTCAAACAAGTTTGTGTGGCATGTCACGGAGCAGAAGGCAAAGGGAACCAAGATATTGGCGCACCTAACCTGACAGACAAAACTTGGTTGTACGGTGGCTCAGAAGCTACCATCGTTGAGACCGTAACAAATGGCCGCAACAATGTCATGCCAGCCTGGAAAGAATTCCTAGGTGATGGCAAAGTACACTTGCTGTCTGCCTATGTTTACAGCCTGAGCCAAAACCAGAAGTAATACATACTAAGTAGTTCGCAAAATCGGGCAGCGTAAAAACTGCCCGATTTTCATATCAGAATCTTGATTCAATAGAGTGCTATTGAATGAATGTTTTGACCGGAGAATAAACATGAGCCAAAAGCTAAAAGACATCCCTGTCAATGTAGTCAACGTTAAAGACGATGGCGAACTCGAAGAAGTATTGCTGTATTCTGCGCATAAAAAAATCTACCCGCGATGGATTAATGGCTTCTGGAACAAATGGCGCATTTTTTTCGTTCTAGCGACTCAGCTTTTTTTCTACTGCATCCCTTGGATTCAAATCAATGGTCGTCAGGCCTTATTATTTGATTTGGTCGAACGTAAGTTCTATATTTTTGGACTTATTTTCCTGCCACAAGATTTTATTTATCTCACCGCCCTACTCTTACTTAGCGCCTTTGGGCTGTTCGCCTGGACCACAATTGGCGGCCGCTTATGGTGTGGCTACGCCTGCCCACAGACCGTATATACCGAAATTTTTCTATGGATGGAAAAATGGGTTGAAGGTGATCGCGCGGCACGCATCAAGCTCGATAACGGTCCTATCAGTGCACGAAAATTGCGCCTAAAAGCAACAAAACACGCACTTTGGATCGCTTTCGCACTTTGGACGGGGTTTACCTTCGTCGGCTATTTCACACCAATTCATGCATTATGGGCGGAGCTACTTGCCCTCACGATTACGAGCACTGAAGCCTTTTGGATATTGTTCTACGGTTTTGCAACCTATGGGAACGCGGGTTGGATGCGAGAGCAAGTCTGCAAATACATGTGTCCCTACGCGCGTTTTCAAAGCGCCATGTTTGATGCTGACACTCTGATTATCAGTTACGATAAAGAACGAGGTGAAAATCGGGGCACACGTAAAAAAGGTATAGACTACAAGTCGCAAGGTTTGGGCGACTGCATCGACTGCACCATTTGCGTACAAGTCTGCCCCGTTGGTATCGATATTCGTGATGGCTTGCAATACGAATGCATCGGCTGTGCGGCCTGCATTGATGCTTGCGACGAAGTTATGGATAAAATGCAATATCCACGTGGACTCATCCGCTACACCACGGAAAACGCACTGGAACACAAATACCCGGAAAAGGATATTCACAAACAATTACTGCGGCCACGAGTCATTATGTATGCGGTACTGCTCAGCGTAATTTTAGCGGTTACAGGGTATTCGCTCTTTCATCGTCAACCCGTTAAAGTAAATATTGAGCGTGATCGTGTCGCCTTAGTGCGTGAAGTCGAAGATGGCTGGCTTGAAAACACCTACCGAGTGCAAATTCAAAATGCCAGCGAAAAACGGCACACCTACGTCATAAGCGCCGATGGTCTTGACGGCATGAAAGTCATCGCTGAAGGTAACGGTCAATTTACACTTGAACCAACCGCAACAAGCGATGTCTCAGTTCGCTTGCAAGTCGCTCCTGAAAAAGCCAAAGCGGGCAGTCATGAAATTCACTTAATCGTTAAATCTCTCGACGACGCTGCTATTGCAGTACGCGAGAAAGCTACATTTATTGGAAGAAATTAATGGATGCAAAACCCTGGTACAAACACCCCCATGTTTGGCTTTTAATCACCTTCCCTGCGCTGGCCATCATTGGTGGCATTTACATGGCTTACCTGGCTTATACCAATAAAGATGGTTTAGTCAGTGATAACTATTATAAAGATGGGCAAAAAATCAATGAACGAATCGCACTCGATCAAAAGACGGCAGCGCAAGGCATCACAGCACAGCTACTGTTAGGAGATGATCAGCAGAGCATTCGGGTGATACTCAACCAAGCGGTTGAGGGCGAGTTGATTTTAAAAATAGCGCATCCAACCCGAGATGGATTTGATCAAACCATTGAACTCGAGCCTCAGGCCCCAATGATGTTTGCGGGTAAAGCCGACCATGTTATCGCCGTACAGCGCTGGCAAGTTGAGCTGGCTGACAAAAAAAATAACTGGCGGCTAGCCAAAGAATGGCAGGTATTACTCGGAGAGCCTTTATTAATGCAACCTTCAAAGTGATACCCAATAAAAAACCCACATTCTATGTGGGTTTTTTCTATTTCGTATCAAGCTTTTACATCGATGTTTTGCCCTAAATTCGGCGGATTATTACTTGCGGACACTTGGGGCACACTATCAAGCAGAGTCAGCACACTTTGCTCTTGAATATCCATTGCTTTTCGTAGTACTAACAAAGGCGCAATTTCCTTCGCCCCGGCGCCACTTGCGGCACTTACCAAACTTGCATCCATACTCACCTCCTACAACTTCTGTGATTCTACTCCAACTACCAGATTAGCCCGATGCGTGATTAATGCAGGCCACAAATTGAGCCAGATGTTAAAATATCGACATGAATGCTCCTTCCTTTATCCATTTACGCCTCCATTCCGAATTTTCAGTGACCGACGGTATCGTCCGGCTTGAAGATGCAGTTAAACGTGCCAAATCTGAGCACATGCCCGCCTTGGGTGTTTCAGATTTGATGAACTTGTTCGGGATGGTGAAGCATTACAAAGCTTGCCGCAACGCAGGGCTTAAACCAATTGTGGGCCTCGATGCTTGGGTAGAAAACCCAGACGATAAGGATAAGCCTTTCCGCATCCTACTCATTTGTAAAAACCGCGCTGGTTATGGGCGGCTTTGCGCTTTGCTCACACAAGCATACAAACATAATCAGTATCGAGGGCGTGCAGAGCTGCAAAAGCAATGGCTGATCGATGGTGATAATAGCGGTTTAATCTGCTTATCAGGCGCAGAGCTAGGGGAAGTTGGCCAGCATTTATTGGCCAAAAATGACGAAGCTGCATTGGATGCGGCCCAATGGTGGTCGGCGCAATTTCCAGCTAATTACTACCTAGAAATACAGCGCACAGGCCTGAGCAGCAGTGAACATAGCCTGCAAGGTCATTTAGATATTGCATCACAACTCTCACTACCTGTTGTGGCAACCCACCCGATACAGTTTATGAATCGGGAGCATTTCAAAGCACACGAAGCGCGCACCTGTATCGCAGAAGGCTATGTGATGGCGGATAAACGCCGGCCTAAGCGCTTTACTGAAGAGCAATACTTCAAATCTGTTGCCGAAATGCAGGAGTTATTTGCAGATCTGCCCGAAGCACTCGCCAACACTGTAGCGATCGCACAGGGATGCAATTTATCAATTGTCTTGGGCAAAAACTATCTTCCGCTGTTCCCAACACCAGACGGGATGACACTGGATGATTTTCTGGTGTATGAGGCTAAGCGCGGCTTAGAAATGCGCCTTGCACAGCTATACCCCGACGAGACCAAGCGTGAATCAGAGCGAGCTCGCTATTACGAGCGCCTAAAATTTGAAACGGATACCATCGTCCAGATGGGTTTCCCTGGTTACTTCCTGATCGTTGCCGACTTCATTGCTTGGGGCAAAGTCAATGGTTGCCCCGTAGGGCCAGGTCGTGGCTCGGGCGCAGGCTCTCTCGTTGCCTATAGCCTAGGCATTACCGACATTGACCCAACCGCCTACGCCCTACTGTTCGAACGCTTTTTGAACCCAGAACGGGTATCAATGCCCGACTTCGATATCGACTTCTGCCAGGAAAACCGCTGGCGCGTCATCGAATACGTGCGTGAAAAATACGGTGCTGAAGCTGTTAGCCAAATCGCCACCTTCGGTACGATGGCGGCTAAAGCGGTGGTCCGTGACGTAGGTCGTGTGCTAGATCTGCCCTATATGTTCTGTGATGGGGTTTCCAAGTTAATCCCAGCCGCACCAGGCAAGCAGTACAGCCTTGATGACGCGGTAGAAATGGTCCCTGAACTAGCTGAGCGGATCGAGCGAGAAGAAGAACTCCGTGAGCTTTGGGATCTAGCCAAAACACTTGAAGGCCTAACCCGCAATATTGGTATGCATGCAGGGGGGGTATTGATCGCTCCAGGGCAGATTACGGACTTTTGCCCGGTATACCAGGCCTCAGGTGAGGATTCATCCCCTGTTTCGATGCTCGACAAAGACGACGTCGAACAAGTCGGGCTGGTTAAATTTGACTTCTTGGGCTTGCGAAATCTAACGATTATTGAGTTGGCGCTGCAGTACATCAAAAACCAAACCGGCGAATACCTTGATCTCATGAGCCTTGGTTTTGATGACCAAGCCGCATATCAAGTTTTCCGCGATGCCAACACCACCGGCGTATTTCAGGTCGAGTCGGATGGGATGAAGCGGCTACTCGAAAAGCTCGCACCTGACCGTTTTGAAGACATTATTGCGGTATTGGCACTTTACCGTCCCGGCCCACTCGGCTCGGGGATGGTGGATACCTTTATTAACCGTAAAAAAGGCATCGAACAGCCTGATTACTTCCACCCTGACCTTGAGAAATGCCTAGAACCCACCTATGGCGTTATTGTTTATCAAGAGCAGGTGATGCAGATTTCGCAGATCATCGGCGGCTATACGCTCGGTGGCGCGGATATGTTACGTCGCGCCATGGGTAAGAAAAAACCTGAGGAAATGGCCAAGCACCGTGCGACGATCGCCGAAGGTGCTGCAAAAAAAGGGTACGACCCCGCCCTTGCCGAGCAATTGTTCGACCTGATGACCAAGTTTGCCGAGTACGGGTTTAACAAATCGCATACGGCTGCCTATGCTGTGGTTTCCTACCATACAGCATGGCTTAAAGCACATCACACTGCGGCATTTATGGCAGCAACGATGTCGTCTGAATTGGACAACACCGACCAGCTTAAAGTCTTTTACGATGATTGCATCGAAAAGAACAAGCTAGAACTACTGCCCCCAGATATCAATCAGAGCTTCTATCGCTTTGTGCCTGTGGGCAAACGGCAAATCCGCTATGCACTCGGTGCAATCAAGGGCGTCGGTGAAGGTGCGGTCAACATGATTGTGGCCGAACGCGAGAAGAATGGTCCTTTCACCTCGATTTACGATTTGTGCAGTCGTACAGATAAGAAAGAAGTTAACAAGCGCGTACTTGAAGCGCTCATTCGTGGTGGCGCATTCGATGCAATCGACGATCATCGAGCTCGTTTGATGGCCAATGTTGAGCAAGCCATGGCGGTGGCCGATGCCGAAGCCGCGAACGCGAATCAGATTAGCTTATTTGACCTGCTCGAGCCTGCCGCAGCACCTCAATTTGAAATGATTGAAGTGCAGCGCTGGGATGACAAAATCAAACTGGCGGAAGAAAAAACTGCAGTCGGATTTTACTTGTCAGGCCACCCATTCGATGCGCACGCCAAAGCCATCAAGGGCTTGATTAAAACACGCCTTGATCGGCTGCAAAATCAGCGTGAGCCCC includes:
- a CDS encoding FixH family protein — its product is MDAKPWYKHPHVWLLITFPALAIIGGIYMAYLAYTNKDGLVSDNYYKDGQKINERIALDQKTAAQGITAQLLLGDDQQSIRVILNQAVEGELILKIAHPTRDGFDQTIELEPQAPMMFAGKADHVIAVQRWQVELADKKNNWRLAKEWQVLLGEPLLMQPSK
- a CDS encoding YjfB family protein, whose amino-acid sequence is MDASLVSAASGAGAKEIAPLLVLRKAMDIQEQSVLTLLDSVPQVSASNNPPNLGQNIDVKA
- the ccoG gene encoding cytochrome c oxidase accessory protein CcoG produces the protein MSQKLKDIPVNVVNVKDDGELEEVLLYSAHKKIYPRWINGFWNKWRIFFVLATQLFFYCIPWIQINGRQALLFDLVERKFYIFGLIFLPQDFIYLTALLLLSAFGLFAWTTIGGRLWCGYACPQTVYTEIFLWMEKWVEGDRAARIKLDNGPISARKLRLKATKHALWIAFALWTGFTFVGYFTPIHALWAELLALTITSTEAFWILFYGFATYGNAGWMREQVCKYMCPYARFQSAMFDADTLIISYDKERGENRGTRKKGIDYKSQGLGDCIDCTICVQVCPVGIDIRDGLQYECIGCAACIDACDEVMDKMQYPRGLIRYTTENALEHKYPEKDIHKQLLRPRVIMYAVLLSVILAVTGYSLFHRQPVKVNIERDRVALVREVEDGWLENTYRVQIQNASEKRHTYVISADGLDGMKVIAEGNGQFTLEPTATSDVSVRLQVAPEKAKAGSHEIHLIVKSLDDAAIAVREKATFIGRN
- the dnaE gene encoding DNA polymerase III subunit alpha; this translates as MNAPSFIHLRLHSEFSVTDGIVRLEDAVKRAKSEHMPALGVSDLMNLFGMVKHYKACRNAGLKPIVGLDAWVENPDDKDKPFRILLICKNRAGYGRLCALLTQAYKHNQYRGRAELQKQWLIDGDNSGLICLSGAELGEVGQHLLAKNDEAALDAAQWWSAQFPANYYLEIQRTGLSSSEHSLQGHLDIASQLSLPVVATHPIQFMNREHFKAHEARTCIAEGYVMADKRRPKRFTEEQYFKSVAEMQELFADLPEALANTVAIAQGCNLSIVLGKNYLPLFPTPDGMTLDDFLVYEAKRGLEMRLAQLYPDETKRESERARYYERLKFETDTIVQMGFPGYFLIVADFIAWGKVNGCPVGPGRGSGAGSLVAYSLGITDIDPTAYALLFERFLNPERVSMPDFDIDFCQENRWRVIEYVREKYGAEAVSQIATFGTMAAKAVVRDVGRVLDLPYMFCDGVSKLIPAAPGKQYSLDDAVEMVPELAERIEREEELRELWDLAKTLEGLTRNIGMHAGGVLIAPGQITDFCPVYQASGEDSSPVSMLDKDDVEQVGLVKFDFLGLRNLTIIELALQYIKNQTGEYLDLMSLGFDDQAAYQVFRDANTTGVFQVESDGMKRLLEKLAPDRFEDIIAVLALYRPGPLGSGMVDTFINRKKGIEQPDYFHPDLEKCLEPTYGVIVYQEQVMQISQIIGGYTLGGADMLRRAMGKKKPEEMAKHRATIAEGAAKKGYDPALAEQLFDLMTKFAEYGFNKSHTAAYAVVSYHTAWLKAHHTAAFMAATMSSELDNTDQLKVFYDDCIEKNKLELLPPDINQSFYRFVPVGKRQIRYALGAIKGVGEGAVNMIVAEREKNGPFTSIYDLCSRTDKKEVNKRVLEALIRGGAFDAIDDHRARLMANVEQAMAVADAEAANANQISLFDLLEPAAAPQFEMIEVQRWDDKIKLAEEKTAVGFYLSGHPFDAHAKAIKGLIKTRLDRLQNQREPQFIAGIVAGMRVKNGERGRMCFLQLDDGNGKVEVSLFSDSFETNRTKLKEDALLVIEAKVSEDRFSGGQRIIADRVFDVAETRSHFARALKLNFGKNNDHEKFKQILSPHCSEEGCAVEISYQNEIAQCTVNLGFQWRALLRDELIADLKEWLGHSAVEIKF